In a genomic window of Leptospira hartskeerlii:
- a CDS encoding complex I subunit 4 family protein, whose amino-acid sequence MPQYYLSILLFLPVLGIPFLFISKNEKWVRVWSSIVTLGVLAMTIPLFLEFLKGDSGFQFSHRIWNFIELQSGGLDYHIAIDGFSLLLVTMSALLFFLSALSAFSNVKERVREFFILLLLVETGVIGVFLSVNLIQFYVFWEWMVLPFTLMVGIWGEKGRIKAAMKYLVFSFTGSVFMLASILVLYHYTHTFDLEELAVVSLNSIPANIKFWLFVGFSFAFAIKVPLFPFHTWMPDVHEEAPTVGSVDLAGILLKIGLFAYVRVAIPLFPQVFLEYRNLLTALAVAGIVYGALVALTQKNSKRLVAFSSLSHMGFCILGILTLTEEGVAGGMLQMVNHGFTSGLLFFILGFLHERTGTNELKDYSGLAKSAPFLAVTIGLAAFASAGLPGTNGFVGEFLVLIGTFKYSLLYGFLAGTAVIFAAGYMLYFARNLLFGEPNSLSSGLSPLNVREKFIVSIVAGIIILTGIFPNILLTYLKPSARVVLNLTSKQALQERAFLEQEGNLRNTKKKFINYRTLGAEPPSYEDRISSGRGTGIPGKKTVSQEAEE is encoded by the coding sequence GTGCCCCAGTACTATTTAAGCATTCTGTTATTTTTGCCCGTTTTAGGGATCCCTTTTTTATTCATCTCTAAAAATGAAAAATGGGTTCGCGTTTGGTCTTCGATCGTAACTCTCGGAGTTCTCGCGATGACGATTCCTCTCTTTTTGGAATTTCTAAAAGGGGACAGTGGTTTTCAATTTTCTCATCGTATCTGGAACTTTATAGAATTACAGTCAGGAGGACTGGACTATCATATTGCGATAGACGGGTTCTCTTTGCTGTTAGTCACGATGTCGGCTCTTCTATTCTTTCTTTCGGCTTTATCCGCTTTTTCTAATGTAAAGGAAAGGGTCAGAGAATTTTTTATACTTCTTCTTTTGGTAGAAACAGGAGTGATCGGAGTATTTCTTTCGGTCAACCTGATCCAATTTTACGTTTTCTGGGAATGGATGGTTCTACCTTTCACGTTGATGGTGGGAATTTGGGGAGAGAAGGGGAGAATTAAGGCTGCAATGAAGTATCTGGTATTCTCATTTACCGGATCCGTTTTCATGTTAGCGAGTATTTTGGTATTATATCATTACACTCACACATTCGATTTGGAAGAATTGGCAGTGGTCTCTTTGAATTCTATTCCTGCAAATATTAAGTTTTGGTTATTTGTCGGATTTAGTTTTGCATTTGCGATCAAGGTACCTTTATTTCCTTTTCACACTTGGATGCCTGATGTTCACGAAGAAGCGCCGACTGTCGGGTCCGTTGACTTGGCGGGTATTCTCTTAAAGATCGGACTATTCGCATATGTTAGAGTGGCGATCCCACTTTTCCCTCAGGTATTTTTAGAATATCGTAATCTACTTACCGCTCTTGCAGTTGCAGGAATTGTTTACGGGGCTCTCGTTGCGCTAACCCAGAAAAACAGCAAACGTCTGGTAGCTTTCTCTTCTCTTTCGCATATGGGATTCTGCATCTTGGGAATCTTGACTCTCACGGAAGAAGGAGTAGCAGGCGGAATGCTCCAAATGGTGAATCATGGATTCACCTCCGGGCTTTTGTTCTTTATATTAGGATTCTTGCATGAAAGAACTGGAACCAACGAATTGAAGGATTATTCCGGTCTTGCTAAATCCGCTCCATTTTTGGCAGTAACGATCGGCCTTGCTGCTTTTGCGAGTGCTGGGCTTCCCGGCACAAATGGATTTGTAGGAGAATTTTTAGTCCTAATCGGAACTTTCAAATATAGCCTTCTTTACGGATTTTTAGCGGGCACTGCAGTGATCTTTGCGGCTGGATATATGTTATACTTTGCTCGAAACTTGCTCTTTGGAGAACCGAATTCCTTATCTTCCGGTCTTTCTCCTTTAAATGTGCGAGAGAAGTTTATAGTCTCTATAGTTGCAGGAATTATAATATTAACCGGGATTTTTCCGAACATTCTACTGACTTATTTAAAACCTAGCGCGAGAGTCGTGTTGAATCTGACTTCTAAGCAGGCTCTACAAGAAAGAGCCTTTTTGGAACAAGAAGGTAATTTGAGAAACACCAAGAAGAAATTTATAAATTATAGGACCCTGGGTGCAGAGCCTCCTAGTTATGAGGATAGGATCAGTTCCGGAAGAGGAACGGGGATCCCCGGTAAAAAGACAGTGTCCCAAGAGGCGGAAGAATGA
- the nuoH gene encoding NADH-quinone oxidoreductase subunit NuoH, which translates to MDWNLVLLWLLKSALFFLVFITACAYYTLAERKVAGFIQDRKGPNRAGPLGLLQPLADGIKFLTKEEIFPQNVNKVMYLVAPAISMTCAIMAWAVVPLGGTVMLPEWLAKEIGSPYLDLQIANPDTGILFLFAISSLSVYGIILAGWSSNNKYSLIGGIRATAQMISYELPLGLSVASIVILTGSLKLTDINDAQIGLWNIFKLPGFIAFSVFVVAMFAETNRLPFDLAEAESELVVGFHTEYGAFKFALFFIAEYMNMITMSCVVTILFFGGYHLPFGWLSGSIWQAWAGLGFFALKVLFFAFLFMWVRWTLPRFRYDQLMTIGWKKMIPWAVANILIASVYVGLDGFWKW; encoded by the coding sequence ATGGATTGGAATTTAGTTCTACTCTGGTTATTAAAAAGTGCGCTTTTTTTCTTAGTGTTCATTACTGCTTGTGCATATTATACATTAGCAGAACGTAAAGTAGCCGGATTTATCCAGGACAGAAAAGGCCCGAACCGTGCGGGGCCTCTCGGTCTATTGCAACCTTTGGCGGACGGGATCAAGTTTTTAACCAAGGAAGAGATCTTTCCTCAGAATGTGAACAAGGTCATGTATTTGGTCGCTCCTGCGATCTCTATGACCTGTGCTATTATGGCCTGGGCTGTGGTTCCTCTGGGTGGAACGGTTATGTTACCTGAATGGCTTGCGAAAGAGATCGGTTCTCCATATTTAGATCTTCAAATTGCAAATCCTGATACGGGGATCTTGTTTTTATTTGCGATCTCCAGTCTTTCAGTTTATGGGATCATTTTAGCGGGTTGGTCCAGTAATAATAAATATTCTTTGATCGGCGGGATCCGCGCGACGGCTCAGATGATCAGTTACGAGTTGCCTCTTGGTCTTTCTGTGGCGTCTATCGTGATCTTGACCGGATCTTTAAAACTCACCGATATCAATGATGCTCAGATCGGCCTTTGGAATATTTTTAAACTTCCTGGCTTTATTGCGTTTTCCGTTTTCGTAGTCGCAATGTTTGCAGAAACAAATCGACTTCCTTTCGACTTGGCCGAAGCCGAATCCGAATTGGTAGTAGGGTTTCATACGGAATACGGAGCATTCAAATTCGCATTATTCTTCATCGCAGAATACATGAATATGATCACTATGAGTTGTGTGGTTACCATTTTATTCTTTGGTGGATATCATCTACCTTTCGGTTGGTTAAGCGGCTCTATCTGGCAAGCTTGGGCTGGACTCGGGTTTTTCGCCCTTAAGGTCCTATTTTTCGCATTTTTATTCATGTGGGTAAGATGGACCCTGCCTAGATTCAGATACGATCAGTTGATGACGATCGGCTGGAAAAAAATGATCCCTTGGGCTGTGGCAAATATTTTGATCGCAAGCGTTTACGTTGGTTTGGATGGTTTCTGGAAATGGTAG
- a CDS encoding NADH-quinone oxidoreductase subunit J family protein, translated as MVGIFDNPGLLLFFIFSGVLVAGALGVVFHPNPISSAVLLVLSFFALAGIYAVIGSVFVATMQVLVYAGAIMVLVVFVLMLLSLHDEGIAKLWNHPLKKVLVLSVVVLLAIVLIHSVKEGIPNTEASPKGYSESGSYEYTLSKSEEGKVGVIAEGNTAAVGSSMFLDYLLPFEIVSILLLAAVLGAVILGKKNLGKKTEEGEP; from the coding sequence ATGGTAGGGATATTCGATAATCCGGGGCTTCTGCTCTTTTTTATATTTAGCGGAGTATTGGTTGCCGGAGCCCTAGGAGTTGTTTTCCATCCGAATCCTATTAGCTCAGCTGTTTTACTTGTGCTTTCTTTTTTTGCGTTAGCCGGAATTTATGCGGTCATCGGTTCCGTTTTTGTGGCTACCATGCAAGTTTTAGTTTACGCGGGCGCTATCATGGTGCTTGTAGTTTTCGTTCTGATGCTTCTCTCCTTGCATGACGAAGGAATTGCAAAACTTTGGAATCATCCTCTCAAAAAAGTTTTGGTTCTTTCTGTGGTTGTATTACTTGCAATCGTGCTTATCCATTCCGTAAAGGAAGGTATTCCGAATACGGAAGCTTCTCCTAAAGGATATTCCGAGTCTGGTTCTTACGAGTATACATTATCCAAATCGGAAGAAGGAAAGGTCGGCGTGATTGCGGAAGGGAATACTGCTGCGGTGGGAAGTTCCATGTTTTTGGATTACCTTCTTCCTTTCGAAATCGTTTCCATATTACTTTTAGCCGCCGTACTCGGTGCGGTTATATTAGGAAAAAAGAATTTAGGTAAAAAAACAGAAGAAGGGGAGCCATGA
- a CDS encoding MAPEG family protein, which yields MKFIIFCLQIKNETIPYKILFDPKGSEMQKEYWLLPIGALALLTFLVLLQIPIRRFYAGFIGKVIPDDFKFGESKNVPGWVTIANRNYMNLLEMPLLFYLISLIQYLTNFSDPMNFRLSWVYVGLRVLHSLIHLTYNNVIHRLAIFAVSNLVLFGIWVNYFGKFLEIIFWG from the coding sequence ATGAAATTTATCATCTTTTGCTTGCAGATTAAAAACGAAACTATTCCATATAAAATTCTTTTCGATCCAAAAGGTTCAGAAATGCAGAAAGAATATTGGCTTCTTCCGATCGGAGCGTTAGCTCTACTGACTTTTCTCGTATTATTGCAAATACCTATCCGACGTTTTTATGCAGGCTTCATCGGTAAGGTAATCCCGGACGATTTCAAGTTTGGAGAATCCAAAAATGTTCCGGGGTGGGTAACTATTGCAAATCGGAATTATATGAACTTATTGGAAATGCCACTATTGTTCTACTTGATCAGTCTCATACAATATCTAACGAATTTTAGCGATCCAATGAATTTTCGACTATCTTGGGTCTATGTGGGACTTAGAGTTTTACATAGCCTAATCCATCTCACTTATAACAACGTTATCCACAGATTGGCCATCTTTGCGGTGAGTAATTTGGTCTTGTTTGGGATTTGGGTAAACTATTTCGGCAAGTTTTTGGAGATCATTTTTTGGGGATAA
- a CDS encoding SseB family protein, with protein sequence MSSFKNVLSSIKEYFEPIPKFDGENANFREAIYLYSKNRSEKNLEKLSAELTKAYFLIPHAGAEATAKKAKPKKKAAAKKKKKSPSKKGPEPIVLLYVSDERGRVFLPAFSHPSESIRYFKKETALVPITAKELWALGLQNKGVSGVAIDPGSTLWLLSREHLELLQKEK encoded by the coding sequence ATGTCTAGTTTCAAAAACGTTCTATCCTCCATTAAAGAATATTTTGAGCCTATCCCCAAGTTTGACGGAGAAAATGCTAATTTCAGAGAGGCGATCTATCTCTATTCTAAAAATCGTTCCGAGAAGAATTTAGAAAAACTTTCTGCCGAACTTACCAAAGCTTATTTTTTGATCCCTCATGCTGGAGCGGAAGCAACGGCTAAAAAGGCAAAACCTAAAAAGAAAGCAGCTGCTAAAAAAAAGAAGAAAAGCCCTAGTAAAAAAGGACCGGAACCTATCGTATTATTATACGTAAGCGATGAACGTGGCAGAGTATTCTTGCCCGCATTTTCCCATCCTTCCGAATCAATCCGCTATTTTAAAAAAGAGACCGCGCTTGTTCCTATCACAGCAAAAGAATTATGGGCCTTGGGCCTACAGAACAAGGGAGTTTCTGGGGTGGCTATAGATCCGGGCTCTACGTTATGGTTGCTCTCTAGAGAACATTTGGAATTGTTGCAAAAAGAAAAATAA
- the nuoK gene encoding NADH-quinone oxidoreductase subunit NuoK, translating into MNPGILKPTLAGIPVEYLLILACIIFSIGVAGVLFRRSAVVIFMSIELMLNSVNLVFVVFSKSLHQVQGEVVVFFVMAIAAVEAAIGLALVVAIHRKKKTSFVDEMNLMKW; encoded by the coding sequence ATGAATCCGGGAATTCTGAAACCAACTCTTGCAGGAATTCCAGTGGAATATCTGCTTATTCTTGCCTGTATTATTTTTTCCATCGGTGTCGCCGGTGTTTTATTTAGAAGAAGTGCGGTTGTCATCTTCATGAGTATAGAACTCATGCTGAATTCCGTAAATTTGGTATTCGTTGTTTTTTCAAAATCGCTTCATCAGGTGCAGGGAGAAGTGGTAGTTTTTTTTGTGATGGCAATCGCCGCCGTGGAAGCGGCGATCGGTTTGGCTTTAGTGGTCGCAATTCACAGAAAGAAAAAGACGAGTTTCGTAGACGAAATGAATTTAATGAAATGGTAA
- a CDS encoding NADH-quinone oxidoreductase subunit N — MNLIPNSNDLISILPILVLSGGGILLLGLQFIFQGFEFRIVRFTSGLVLIAAFFSLFISQSNPGLGSYFSGHYEISTLGFWFGALYLVAAFCTVLASPRVLEQHNMEFPEFYPLLLFSVVGMFLMTSGTDTVTIFVGLELMSVCLYVLVGMARSDVYSLEASLKYFLLGSFSTGFFLFGMAFLFGGSGTTHLQDSLKPLLSSGFDSNFTKIGLLLLLTGISFKIALFPYHSWTPDAYEGALTPVTGFMATASKSASMGLLLVVFSKFPAPISGGEWTWIMGILALMSMTYGNFVALKQTSLKRVLAYSSIAHAGYVVAGISLGGKEEALFYLIIYSFMSLGAFAVLSFLEEGNQHVTYDSIAGLAKSRPWTSFVLFIFFLSLAGIPPLGGFWAKLFLFQKIAEGTDLISRWLLIGGIANSALALYYYVKVGIFAYMRSEEGEISKLDSPKASYGVIFVSAISLAAVLVGWYFIQPKDLNNLKFASKSAELQK, encoded by the coding sequence ATGAATTTAATTCCAAATTCCAACGATCTAATTTCTATTCTTCCTATCTTGGTTCTTTCAGGAGGAGGGATCTTATTACTCGGATTGCAATTCATTTTCCAAGGATTCGAATTTAGGATCGTCAGATTTACTTCCGGTCTGGTTTTGATCGCCGCATTCTTTTCTTTGTTTATTTCTCAGTCAAATCCAGGACTTGGATCTTATTTTTCAGGACATTATGAAATTTCCACCTTAGGTTTTTGGTTTGGGGCGTTGTATTTAGTCGCAGCATTCTGCACCGTTCTTGCTTCTCCAAGAGTATTAGAACAACATAATATGGAATTTCCTGAATTCTATCCTCTTCTTCTTTTCTCGGTGGTTGGAATGTTCCTGATGACTTCCGGAACAGATACGGTTACCATCTTCGTCGGATTAGAATTGATGTCGGTTTGCTTGTATGTTCTGGTAGGAATGGCAAGAAGTGACGTGTATTCTTTAGAAGCCAGCTTGAAGTATTTTCTTTTGGGAAGTTTTTCCACAGGATTTTTCTTATTCGGAATGGCGTTTTTGTTCGGTGGATCCGGAACAACCCATTTACAAGATTCTTTAAAACCTTTGCTTAGTTCGGGATTTGATTCCAATTTTACAAAGATCGGATTATTACTTTTATTAACCGGGATCTCATTCAAGATCGCGTTGTTCCCGTATCACTCTTGGACACCTGATGCTTACGAAGGTGCACTAACTCCTGTTACCGGATTTATGGCCACGGCATCTAAGTCCGCTTCCATGGGATTATTGCTTGTCGTTTTTTCAAAATTTCCTGCTCCAATTTCCGGTGGAGAATGGACCTGGATCATGGGAATTTTAGCACTCATGTCGATGACTTACGGAAACTTTGTGGCTTTAAAGCAAACAAGTTTAAAGAGAGTTTTGGCATATTCTTCCATTGCTCATGCCGGCTATGTGGTCGCAGGAATTTCTTTGGGCGGAAAAGAAGAAGCATTATTTTATCTGATCATTTATTCTTTCATGAGTTTGGGGGCATTTGCAGTCCTTTCTTTCTTAGAAGAAGGCAATCAGCACGTAACGTATGATTCCATCGCCGGACTCGCAAAATCCAGGCCTTGGACTAGCTTTGTATTATTCATCTTCTTCCTTTCCTTAGCTGGAATTCCTCCTTTGGGCGGATTCTGGGCAAAATTATTTTTATTCCAAAAGATCGCAGAAGGAACGGATTTGATCTCAAGATGGTTACTCATCGGAGGGATCGCAAACTCCGCATTAGCGTTATATTATTATGTAAAAGTGGGAATATTCGCCTACATGAGATCTGAAGAAGGAGAAATTTCTAAATTAGATTCTCCTAAAGCAAGTTACGGTGTCATATTCGTATCTGCAATTTCTTTGGCGGCAGTATTAGTGGGATGGTATTTTATCCAGCCTAAGGATCTGAATAATTTAAAGTTCGCAAGCAAGTCCGCAGAATTACAAAAGTAA
- the nuoL gene encoding NADH-quinone oxidoreductase subunit L codes for MSWEILISVLVFSPLLGSVLNTLFGRYWKGFSGAIGTLLSFVAFAASVFAYLQFHPLERQDAQIVTLFNWVEVGNFKADLAYQVDQLSLFMALIITGIGSLIHLYSIGYMKGNPGIGRFFSYLNLFVFFMLHLVLAENLVVLFFGWEGVGLCSYLLIGFDTHKENAAQASIKAFVTNRIADLAMIGGIALTYWLSGSVSFIAISESLPQAKFLLNALPFVAICFFIGAMGKSAQFPFHVWLPDAMAGPTPVSALIHAATMVTAGLFLIARLNFIFILVPKVGFWIVCIGTFTAFFAATIGVYQNDIKKVLAYSTVSQLGYMFVAMGTGAYVAGLFHLLTHAFFKALLFLGSGSVIHGLSDEQDLRRMGGLKDQMKITWWTFLLGTLAIVGAPPFSGFFSKDLILEKAFYFHPVFFGMGIATAFLTTFYMFRLTFLAFTGKSRVSSHVHPHESPWTMTVPLVILALGAAFSGYLLVPESLGGGIDFLEKYFSPVFAKGLLYYSQQQGALEVHHLSHELELLLAGFSLGAILLGVGIYWFFFGKKEKLPSDESSYTGWRILPANKYYIDEIFKNVLIGPISAFSEFLSEVVEKRLIDKVLTGTGKFSGGISSFLRRIQTGTVVDYAFLIVLGTVLILSVFLWRGI; via the coding sequence ATGAGTTGGGAAATCCTAATATCCGTTCTAGTTTTTTCTCCTCTTCTTGGATCCGTATTAAATACATTATTCGGAAGATATTGGAAGGGTTTTTCCGGTGCGATCGGGACCTTATTGTCTTTTGTTGCTTTTGCTGCGAGCGTATTCGCTTATCTGCAATTTCATCCTTTAGAAAGACAGGATGCTCAAATTGTAACTCTATTCAATTGGGTAGAAGTCGGGAATTTTAAAGCGGATCTTGCTTACCAAGTAGATCAACTTTCTCTTTTTATGGCTCTGATCATCACTGGGATCGGAAGTTTGATCCATTTATATTCGATCGGATATATGAAAGGAAACCCTGGGATCGGAAGATTTTTTTCCTATCTGAACTTATTCGTATTTTTCATGCTCCATTTGGTTTTAGCGGAAAACCTGGTAGTTCTATTCTTCGGTTGGGAAGGCGTGGGACTTTGTTCTTATCTTCTGATCGGTTTTGATACTCATAAAGAAAATGCAGCACAGGCAAGTATTAAGGCTTTCGTTACAAATAGGATCGCTGACTTAGCAATGATAGGTGGGATTGCTCTCACTTATTGGCTTTCTGGTTCTGTTTCTTTTATTGCAATTTCTGAATCTTTGCCTCAAGCAAAGTTTTTACTGAATGCACTTCCCTTTGTCGCGATTTGCTTCTTTATAGGCGCAATGGGTAAGTCTGCTCAGTTCCCATTCCATGTTTGGTTGCCGGACGCAATGGCTGGACCAACTCCGGTTTCCGCTTTGATCCACGCGGCAACAATGGTGACTGCTGGACTATTCCTGATCGCAAGATTGAATTTTATTTTTATCTTAGTTCCTAAAGTAGGTTTTTGGATCGTTTGTATCGGAACATTCACCGCGTTCTTCGCAGCGACCATCGGTGTTTATCAAAACGATATCAAAAAAGTTTTAGCTTATTCTACAGTTTCTCAGCTGGGTTATATGTTTGTCGCAATGGGAACAGGAGCATATGTAGCTGGACTCTTTCACTTATTGACTCATGCATTTTTCAAGGCGCTTCTTTTCTTGGGTTCCGGTTCCGTAATCCATGGCTTGTCCGATGAGCAGGATTTGAGAAGAATGGGGGGACTTAAAGATCAGATGAAGATCACTTGGTGGACCTTCCTCTTGGGAACCTTGGCCATTGTAGGAGCTCCACCATTTAGTGGATTTTTCTCTAAAGATTTGATCTTAGAAAAGGCATTCTATTTTCATCCGGTATTTTTCGGGATGGGAATCGCTACGGCTTTCTTAACTACATTCTATATGTTTCGCCTAACGTTCTTGGCATTTACCGGAAAATCAAGAGTCTCTTCTCATGTGCATCCTCATGAATCTCCTTGGACCATGACCGTACCTTTGGTGATCTTGGCATTGGGTGCCGCATTCTCCGGATATTTATTGGTTCCCGAATCTTTAGGTGGTGGAATTGATTTCTTAGAGAAATACTTCTCACCTGTTTTTGCGAAAGGATTACTGTATTATTCTCAGCAACAGGGGGCTTTGGAAGTCCATCATTTGAGCCATGAGTTGGAACTCCTACTAGCTGGATTTTCCTTAGGAGCGATTTTACTTGGGGTCGGGATTTACTGGTTCTTTTTCGGTAAAAAAGAGAAACTACCTTCAGATGAATCTTCATATACAGGTTGGAGAATTCTTCCTGCAAACAAATACTACATAGATGAAATTTTTAAAAACGTTTTGATCGGGCCGATTTCTGCTTTCTCTGAATTTTTATCTGAAGTGGTGGAGAAACGTTTGATAGATAAAGTTTTAACCGGAACTGGAAAGTTTTCCGGAGGAATCTCTTCATTCCTACGTAGGATCCAGACAGGAACAGTAGTAGATTACGCTTTTCTAATTGTCTTAGGGACTGTTTTGATTTTGTCCGTATTCTTATGGAGGGGAATCTAA